TCAGAATGGGAGGATGCTCTGAAAGGGGTTTGGATTGATCCGGATTTGATCGAAAAAGTTGACGATCAAATTGAGAAAGCTCTCGTTGATCAGTACAAGTTGGCCTATCAAGTTGGCAAAGGTGGGCGCAAGCTTGTGCCGGTGTTGATACCATTCGACACCATTGATCCCTTGAAAATGTtggtatctttctttctttctttatttggtgtttaacgtcgttttcaaccattcaaggttatatcgcgacggaatgtTGGTATCTGAGAGATCAAATGTTATGATCAATGTGAAAAATCCGTATCTTTTTCCCAACACCGGGGGTTCTATTGAACATGCCTCAGGGTACAACAGCATTAAAGCCATTTCAGCTTCTGAAAATATATCGGGTCAACTGAGACAGCCACATTTGCTGATTGCGGACAAATTCCGCCACAGGGCATCAACTATATTTGCACTTCAAGATATCCCTGCTGGGCAACGTGAGGTGTTCTACCGCCATATGGGTCACTCGGGGAAAATCAACGAAGATGTGTACCAAAGCCCATTAGCAGTTATGGAAATCACTCAAGTGGGTGGATTTTTGCATTCCTTGGATATTCATGGAAAAACCATCCAGACGTCAAAAAAGACGCCATCAtccattgtaacatcaacagtCTCAACTGCTCAACCCACCACAACTCACACATCTtctgctcaggactctagtcagactagtgctcagccctcttctgctcaggactctagtcagactagtgctcagccctcttctgctcaggactctagtcagactagtgctcagccctcttctgctcaggactctagtcagactagtgctcagccctcttctgctcaggactctagtcagactagtgctcagccctcttctgctcaggactctagtcagactagtgctcagccctcttctgctcaggactctagtcagactagtgctcagccctcttctgctcaggactctagtcagactagtgctcagccctcttctgctcaggactctagtcagactagtgctcagccctcttctgctcagggttcgttgaaaaagaaaagagactATGTTGTTTGGACATGTGCTGACACTGAATCAGTTTCCTCTTAATTTCAAGACTTTTTTACTGCTAAAGGGATAGGCACAAAGGGTAAATTGCCAGGTAAAGATTGTGTACTGAACTTTTTACAATTGCACACTATTTTTTCTGGAAGACATTTCTCCAAAGACAAATTGGTGAAGTTGGTTAAAACCAAAGTGTTCAATGAGCGA
This region of Littorina saxatilis isolate snail1 linkage group LG8, US_GU_Lsax_2.0, whole genome shotgun sequence genomic DNA includes:
- the LOC138974353 gene encoding uncharacterized protein translates to MPLEQDVKTFRDYVVQRTKSIMEDPYKLWDMHAFIELRNLIVARLTLFNARRGGEPARLLLSEWEDALKGVWIDPDLIEKVDDQIEKALVDQYKLAYQVGKGGRKLVPVLIPFDTIDPLKMLVSFFLSLFDIPAGQREVFYRHMGHSGKINEDVYQSPLAVMEITQVTQKRILSQGKEIPEKDINEEPFKKASKPTQELPPGD